A single genomic interval of Mycolicibacterium holsaticum DSM 44478 = JCM 12374 harbors:
- a CDS encoding SDR family NAD(P)-dependent oxidoreductase, with the protein MDLGLQEKVTLVLGATQGMGRATAMRLAAEGAHLVVCSRGHSQGDEQYRYTAKPELEAVAADALAAGAASALTVAADLTEPDQAEHAIAAVDARYGRLDILVNTIGLCEVGESVTEPDDWWDRAYQSVLMSSVRACRAGIPLMLESGGGAVVTTSAMSMRHFIPRLAHYSAQKAALAHFTKNLAREYGPRGIRANAVLPGMIVNEQIAEKRRRWMAETGGTEDDYFADANSRWGQATWGTRLGRPDDIADAITFLASARAGYVNGVLLNVDGGSEYL; encoded by the coding sequence ATGGATCTAGGTCTGCAGGAAAAGGTGACGCTGGTGCTCGGCGCCACCCAGGGGATGGGTCGGGCCACCGCGATGCGCCTCGCCGCCGAAGGAGCCCATCTGGTGGTCTGCTCGCGGGGCCACTCCCAGGGTGACGAGCAGTACCGGTACACGGCCAAGCCCGAGTTGGAGGCGGTGGCGGCCGACGCGCTGGCGGCCGGCGCGGCGTCGGCGCTGACCGTCGCGGCCGACCTGACCGAGCCCGACCAGGCCGAACACGCCATCGCCGCCGTCGATGCGCGGTACGGCCGGCTGGACATCCTGGTCAACACCATCGGGCTGTGTGAGGTCGGGGAATCGGTCACCGAACCCGACGACTGGTGGGACCGGGCGTATCAGTCGGTGCTGATGTCCTCGGTGCGGGCGTGCCGTGCCGGGATCCCGCTGATGCTGGAATCGGGCGGGGGCGCCGTCGTCACCACCTCGGCGATGTCGATGCGGCACTTCATCCCGCGGCTGGCGCACTACTCGGCGCAGAAGGCTGCGCTGGCGCATTTCACCAAGAACCTCGCCCGCGAGTACGGTCCGCGCGGTATCCGGGCGAACGCCGTGCTGCCCGGGATGATCGTCAACGAACAGATCGCCGAGAAGCGGCGGCGGTGGATGGCGGAAACCGGTGGCACCGAGGATGACTACTTCGCCGACGCCAACAGTCGCTGGGGTCAGGCGACGTGGGGCACCAGGCTCGGCCGGCCCGACGACATCGCCGACGCGATCACGTTCCTGGCCTCAGCGCGCGCCGGCTATGTCAACGGTGTGCTGCTCAACGTCGACGGCGGGTCCGAATACCTGTAG
- a CDS encoding molybdopterin-containing oxidoreductase family protein produces MKGAMLVDVHTTCRICQQKCGITVTVEQDRVQRIGPDKQHPLSWRDFCAKGRTAGELVHHPRRITTPMRRVGDRYVPASYEEARDDITTRLSRILADGGPDAVGCFYGNPAGFHPSALGGLLRFVMTIGSENIFNWGSVDTNAKTMVCGEMYGVTLMPLIPDVDACDCFLLVGANPAESKMNWASAVSDGWRRILNRVKQGADLMVLDPYRTPTAAKATRHFQVRPGEDWAFLLGMLKSIFENNLEDRSACEAELGAAELRALAAEADWGVLTERSGVARTDIDAAARRFATAKAAVSLARTGPSQTTRGTLALWLSEVLTIVTGNWDQPGGRYFQRGFAPADLIPYDLTTAHRSRVAGRPALAGAHALAELPDEILTPGRGQIRALFIEHGNPVVTGPDGDRLDAALADLDLLVCVDMVQRESHRHADWLIPGTHWLERDELVDPIFGTLTELPFVQFTPKALSPPSTVREEWTFYEDLGAAMGLAGFGTPDAAAFETRWREVVDAGGRTTWAEVKANPHGILLGDREFGNARAMVNTPGHQIRLAPTRFLDEARRQLSDGADTAVDRRFPYYLGNRRRPGSMNSHLNDLPSIRRLLDSNCVEVHEDDAAALGLRSGDRARISSPTASIELGVVVSTNPRPGTVVIEHGWGSRVFDPVSGDAPDVLGVNRNVLTPAKHEDPLSFMSGFNDTRVAVERVGYRYSDPPSTLSSTPLT; encoded by the coding sequence ATGAAAGGGGCGATGTTGGTCGACGTGCACACCACGTGCCGGATCTGTCAGCAGAAGTGCGGGATCACCGTCACCGTGGAACAGGATCGCGTCCAACGCATCGGACCTGACAAACAACACCCGTTGAGTTGGCGTGACTTCTGCGCGAAGGGCCGAACAGCGGGCGAACTGGTCCATCATCCGAGACGGATCACGACGCCCATGCGCCGGGTGGGCGATCGGTACGTGCCCGCCTCCTACGAGGAAGCGCGTGACGACATCACCACGCGGCTGTCGCGGATCCTCGCCGACGGCGGGCCGGACGCGGTCGGTTGCTTCTACGGAAATCCCGCCGGATTTCATCCCTCCGCGTTAGGCGGACTGCTGCGCTTTGTGATGACGATCGGCTCCGAGAACATCTTCAACTGGGGATCCGTCGACACCAACGCCAAGACCATGGTGTGCGGCGAGATGTACGGCGTCACCCTGATGCCGCTGATACCTGACGTCGACGCCTGTGACTGCTTTCTGCTGGTCGGCGCCAATCCCGCAGAGAGCAAGATGAATTGGGCGTCGGCAGTGTCTGACGGGTGGCGACGGATCCTCAACCGGGTAAAGCAGGGCGCGGACTTGATGGTCCTGGATCCCTATCGCACGCCCACCGCGGCCAAGGCCACCAGGCACTTCCAGGTGCGGCCCGGTGAGGACTGGGCTTTCTTGCTGGGGATGCTGAAATCGATCTTCGAGAACAACCTCGAAGACCGGTCGGCATGCGAAGCCGAACTCGGCGCAGCCGAACTGCGTGCGCTGGCCGCCGAGGCGGACTGGGGCGTGTTGACGGAGCGCTCCGGTGTGGCCCGCACCGACATCGACGCTGCGGCACGACGCTTCGCCACCGCCAAGGCGGCCGTGTCGCTCGCCCGTACGGGGCCGTCCCAAACGACACGTGGGACGCTGGCGCTTTGGCTGTCCGAAGTGCTCACCATCGTGACCGGCAACTGGGACCAACCGGGCGGCCGGTACTTCCAACGCGGCTTCGCGCCCGCAGACCTGATCCCTTACGACTTGACGACGGCTCACCGATCCCGGGTGGCCGGGCGCCCGGCGCTGGCTGGCGCTCACGCGCTGGCAGAACTCCCCGACGAGATACTCACGCCCGGGCGGGGCCAGATCCGAGCGCTGTTCATCGAGCACGGCAACCCGGTCGTCACGGGGCCGGACGGAGACCGCCTCGATGCTGCCCTGGCTGACCTGGACCTACTGGTGTGCGTCGATATGGTGCAGCGCGAAAGCCATCGTCACGCCGACTGGCTGATACCCGGCACGCACTGGCTCGAGCGTGACGAACTGGTCGATCCGATTTTCGGCACCCTCACTGAACTGCCGTTCGTACAGTTCACGCCGAAGGCACTGTCACCACCGTCCACGGTGCGCGAGGAGTGGACGTTCTACGAGGACCTCGGCGCCGCGATGGGCTTGGCGGGTTTCGGCACGCCCGATGCCGCCGCGTTCGAGACGCGCTGGCGTGAAGTGGTCGATGCGGGTGGGCGGACCACGTGGGCTGAGGTCAAGGCGAATCCCCACGGAATTCTGCTGGGGGACCGCGAGTTCGGCAATGCGCGAGCGATGGTCAACACTCCCGGTCACCAGATCCGCCTGGCGCCAACTCGGTTCCTCGACGAGGCGCGGCGGCAGCTGTCGGATGGGGCGGATACCGCGGTCGACCGACGATTCCCGTACTACCTCGGGAACCGTCGGCGGCCGGGGTCGATGAACTCCCACCTCAACGACCTGCCGAGTATCCGCCGTCTGCTTGACAGCAACTGCGTCGAAGTGCACGAGGACGACGCCGCCGCATTAGGCCTTCGGTCAGGCGACCGTGCCCGCATCAGCTCGCCGACGGCGAGCATAGAACTCGGTGTGGTCGTATCCACCAATCCCAGGCCCGGTACGGTGGTGATCGAACATGGTTGGGGCTCACGGGTTTTCGATCCGGTCAGCGGCGACGCACCTGACGTGCTCGGTGTCAACCGCAATGTGCTCACACCCGCGAAACACGAGGACCCGCTGTCGTTCATGTCGGGGTTCAACGACACCCGGGTCGCGGTGGAGCGCGTCGGCTACAGGTATTCGGACCCGCCGTCGACGTTGAGCAGCACACCGTTGACATAG
- a CDS encoding NAD-dependent epimerase/dehydratase family protein has product MRVLVTGASGVFGRVICRDLVRRGADVVALARRTVDIPGVTSVSADIRDGAAVQRAMAGCDRVVHLAFLLAPLRSSTGVTEINIGGTRNILRAMESTGANHLVFTSSTLAYGPWPDNPDVIGEEQPLRPHPDVLYARHKAVCEELIAESGVPAVITRTCVVAGRDMDNYEFRFLAHPMLVAPRGQMRPWQFLHTDDVGRFHAQAALGDRTGTVNVGPLDTGLTIDEIAEVLGKPLVRLPFALLRSGARVAWRADLLELSPADLDGFRYMPTLDTTRLVTEWGYTPVYGSRAALADARAGVKAVTYLGTAKVPTPWRTPAPDHRWARNHLPPSDHRVDPAPPGLRGEFDDYVDARYPTLTTANVGEAFGGTLTPMSLMVGRDALRLAGAIQVEVLGMRDEDVIAAQRTCSIASVGHRLYTNLSVVHAMAAAMPGTNAREVDEHILGIPHVGDDFTDRQPMSTAIRSALGVPGAALRMAGAGRRIADLDERVRRMSLPAGALRELDGNALLTVIDTSRELVLDAWAYSTTTNLVASAAQALVRRLAPELDLAAMRGGTAGLTSATLLSGVRRLVELTRARPGVEKLLREERGEDLLDRIDAVDPGFARAFRHLIADAGHRGPGETELANPMYSDRPEQLLDAVRKALDVAPRPTAEAPDTSGVARRAIGVLNAAVRRRERSKDVAVRSTHALRLALREVGRRQVDADVFADAGDVFYLVPEEVAAPARFVEKIPARRTERARLAALQLPSMFTLRWEPLSSNASTAGPVDVLRGIGVSPGIVRGPVRVVHSCDEVDDIEPGAVLVVRVTDVGWTPLFGCVAAVVTDVGGLHSHAAIVAREFGIPCVVGTQHATLSLADGVVVEVDGTNGTVIPV; this is encoded by the coding sequence ATGCGTGTACTGGTCACCGGAGCCAGCGGAGTCTTCGGCCGGGTCATCTGCCGCGATCTGGTGCGCCGGGGTGCCGACGTGGTGGCGCTGGCCCGCCGGACGGTCGACATCCCGGGCGTGACGTCGGTCAGCGCAGACATCCGGGACGGCGCGGCGGTCCAACGGGCGATGGCAGGATGCGACCGGGTCGTGCATCTGGCGTTCCTGCTCGCACCGTTGCGTTCGTCGACCGGGGTCACCGAGATCAATATCGGCGGCACCCGAAACATCCTGCGGGCCATGGAGTCGACCGGGGCGAACCATCTGGTGTTCACGTCTTCGACGCTGGCCTACGGTCCGTGGCCGGACAACCCGGACGTCATCGGGGAGGAGCAACCGCTGCGGCCCCATCCGGATGTGCTCTACGCGCGCCACAAGGCGGTGTGCGAGGAGTTGATCGCCGAATCGGGGGTGCCCGCGGTGATCACCCGGACGTGTGTCGTCGCCGGGCGCGACATGGACAACTACGAGTTCCGTTTCCTGGCCCATCCGATGTTGGTGGCGCCCCGCGGACAGATGCGGCCATGGCAGTTCCTGCACACCGACGACGTCGGCCGCTTCCACGCGCAGGCCGCGCTGGGTGACCGCACCGGAACCGTCAACGTCGGCCCACTGGACACCGGTCTGACCATCGACGAGATCGCCGAGGTACTGGGAAAGCCGCTCGTGCGACTGCCTTTCGCGCTACTGAGGTCGGGCGCGCGTGTGGCGTGGCGCGCGGATCTGCTGGAGCTCAGCCCGGCCGACCTGGACGGGTTTCGCTACATGCCCACTCTCGACACGACCCGGCTCGTCACCGAGTGGGGCTACACGCCGGTGTACGGCTCGCGGGCGGCGCTGGCCGACGCGCGGGCCGGCGTGAAGGCGGTGACGTATCTGGGCACGGCGAAAGTGCCGACCCCGTGGCGCACCCCGGCGCCGGACCACCGATGGGCGCGAAATCACCTGCCGCCAAGCGATCATCGCGTCGATCCGGCGCCGCCGGGGCTCAGGGGCGAGTTCGACGACTATGTCGACGCCCGCTATCCGACCCTGACCACCGCCAACGTCGGGGAGGCGTTCGGCGGAACGCTGACCCCGATGTCCTTGATGGTGGGCCGGGACGCGCTGCGCCTGGCCGGCGCCATTCAGGTCGAAGTGCTCGGGATGCGCGACGAGGACGTCATCGCCGCCCAACGGACCTGCAGCATCGCGTCGGTCGGGCACCGCCTGTACACGAACCTGTCGGTGGTGCACGCCATGGCCGCCGCGATGCCGGGCACCAACGCCCGTGAGGTCGATGAACACATCCTCGGAATTCCGCACGTCGGCGACGATTTCACGGACCGCCAGCCGATGTCGACCGCGATCCGGTCGGCGTTGGGGGTGCCGGGCGCTGCGCTGCGGATGGCCGGGGCCGGCCGTCGGATCGCCGACCTCGATGAGCGGGTGCGGAGAATGTCGCTGCCTGCCGGTGCCCTGCGCGAACTCGACGGCAACGCGTTGCTGACGGTTATCGACACGTCTCGCGAACTCGTCCTGGACGCGTGGGCCTACAGCACCACCACCAACCTGGTCGCGTCGGCGGCACAGGCGCTGGTTCGACGGCTCGCTCCGGAACTGGACCTGGCGGCGATGCGCGGCGGTACCGCCGGATTAACCAGCGCCACACTGCTTTCCGGTGTGCGGCGGCTGGTCGAGTTGACCCGAGCCCGACCCGGCGTCGAAAAACTGCTTCGCGAGGAGCGGGGCGAGGACCTGCTGGACCGGATCGACGCCGTGGACCCGGGTTTCGCGAGAGCGTTTCGGCACCTGATCGCCGATGCCGGGCACCGTGGACCCGGGGAAACCGAATTGGCGAACCCGATGTACAGCGATCGACCGGAGCAACTCCTCGACGCCGTCCGCAAGGCGCTCGACGTTGCGCCGCGGCCGACGGCCGAAGCCCCGGACACCTCGGGTGTGGCGCGCCGGGCGATCGGGGTGTTGAACGCCGCGGTGCGCCGCCGCGAACGCTCCAAGGACGTCGCCGTTCGCAGTACCCACGCGCTGCGGTTGGCGTTGCGTGAGGTCGGTCGCCGGCAGGTGGACGCCGACGTCTTCGCTGACGCCGGTGACGTCTTCTACCTGGTGCCTGAGGAGGTCGCTGCGCCCGCCCGGTTCGTCGAGAAGATCCCCGCCCGCCGGACGGAGCGCGCCCGGCTGGCGGCGCTGCAGTTGCCGTCGATGTTCACGCTGCGATGGGAACCGTTGAGCTCCAACGCAAGTACCGCTGGGCCAGTCGACGTGTTGCGCGGGATCGGGGTATCCCCGGGCATCGTTCGGGGGCCGGTGCGGGTCGTGCATTCCTGCGACGAGGTCGACGACATCGAGCCCGGTGCGGTTCTGGTGGTCCGCGTCACCGACGTCGGGTGGACACCGCTGTTCGGGTGCGTCGCCGCGGTGGTCACCGATGTGGGCGGGTTACATTCGCATGCCGCCATCGTCGCGCGTGAGTTCGGTATCCCCTGCGTCGTGGGAACCCAACACGCCACGCTGTCCCTCGCCGACGGTGTTGTGGTCGAGGTCGACGGTACGAACGGAACTGTGATACCGGTGTAG
- a CDS encoding TetR/AcrR family transcriptional regulator produces the protein MDARVLDAALRVYAEHGKAGFTVDLVARTARCSRPAVYARWPTREELLLAAVRSFDASLDVADDGSARDQLVSVAQQLLEGFASVHGMATFRIVLDSRDDEALRAEWEKINTVRLQSAMEVLERGVARGEWREDVATTEFLRSLTGAAMIEGIYTQMAFPERLSSASAEAQRLVDFLLDGRA, from the coding sequence ATGGATGCCCGGGTGCTCGATGCGGCGCTTCGGGTGTACGCCGAACACGGTAAGGCGGGTTTCACGGTCGACCTGGTGGCACGGACGGCACGCTGCAGTCGGCCGGCGGTGTACGCGCGCTGGCCCACCCGCGAGGAACTGTTGCTCGCGGCCGTCCGGTCGTTTGACGCCAGCCTCGACGTGGCCGATGACGGCAGCGCACGAGATCAGCTGGTGTCGGTGGCGCAGCAGCTGCTTGAAGGCTTCGCCAGCGTGCACGGGATGGCGACGTTTCGCATCGTGCTCGACAGCCGCGACGACGAGGCGCTGCGTGCGGAGTGGGAGAAGATCAACACCGTGCGCTTACAGAGCGCGATGGAGGTTCTCGAACGTGGTGTGGCGCGGGGGGAATGGCGCGAGGACGTCGCGACGACCGAGTTCCTCCGAAGCTTGACCGGCGCGGCGATGATCGAGGGCATCTACACCCAGATGGCCTTTCCGGAGCGATTGTCCAGTGCCAGCGCCGAAGCACAGCGCCTTGTCGACTTCCTGTTGGACGGGCGGGCCTGA
- a CDS encoding acyl-CoA dehydrogenase family protein, with amino-acid sequence MFDERWPEEAEELAAALEAVLVRHCPPEFLSTIEHDAATGPGDRSAQLDSAVAEFGLWELPNQPTLLTRAAVTLGAHLAPVPFVSAMPAQVVLGQAGVANGVDRAVVPAGLARIVVTAGNDGLEIVAAPDGRRRSAGGEPVVVLDGARGQSTAVDGAADAVRAWGFVLEAARLVGAAQALIRYGVSYVCDRRQFGVPVGSFQGVSHPLADAATSVQSGDLLIRHAAYLGDRDGAVPLFAAVMAAAKARTASRQAAAVVHQALGGYGVTVEADCQLYSRRIRAWTAAMPDPGPWLAEMARTLADPATRDQVTDLWQFDRGFTLPRWARESG; translated from the coding sequence TTGTTCGATGAGCGTTGGCCGGAGGAAGCCGAAGAGTTGGCCGCCGCCCTCGAGGCCGTCCTGGTCAGGCACTGCCCACCCGAGTTCCTGAGCACCATCGAGCACGATGCGGCGACGGGTCCGGGCGACCGATCGGCACAGTTGGACTCCGCGGTGGCCGAGTTCGGGCTCTGGGAGCTGCCGAACCAGCCCACCCTGCTCACCCGCGCGGCGGTCACCCTCGGCGCGCACCTCGCGCCGGTACCGTTCGTATCGGCCATGCCCGCCCAGGTCGTGCTCGGCCAGGCCGGGGTGGCCAACGGCGTCGATCGTGCCGTCGTCCCGGCGGGGCTGGCCCGGATCGTCGTCACGGCCGGAAACGACGGCCTGGAAATCGTTGCCGCACCCGATGGTCGCAGGCGCAGCGCCGGCGGCGAACCAGTCGTCGTGCTCGACGGCGCGCGGGGGCAGTCCACTGCGGTCGACGGTGCCGCCGACGCGGTCCGGGCCTGGGGCTTTGTTCTCGAGGCCGCGCGCCTGGTCGGTGCCGCCCAGGCATTGATCCGGTACGGCGTCTCCTACGTGTGCGATCGGCGTCAGTTCGGCGTGCCGGTCGGGAGCTTCCAGGGGGTGTCACACCCGCTGGCCGATGCGGCCACCTCCGTACAATCCGGCGATCTGCTGATCCGCCACGCCGCCTACCTCGGCGACCGCGACGGCGCCGTCCCGCTGTTTGCCGCGGTGATGGCCGCTGCGAAGGCGCGTACCGCATCACGACAGGCCGCCGCCGTCGTGCACCAGGCGCTGGGCGGTTACGGCGTCACCGTCGAAGCCGACTGCCAGTTGTACTCGCGGCGGATCCGGGCGTGGACCGCGGCGATGCCCGATCCGGGCCCCTGGCTGGCCGAGATGGCTCGGACCCTGGCGGATCCGGCGACCCGCGACCAGGTGACCGACTTGTGGCAGTTCGACCGCGGGTTCACGCTGCCACGCTGGGCGCGCGAGAGTGGTTGA
- a CDS encoding acyl-CoA dehydrogenase family protein: MQDDTSTPSPRGLDDLDIDLSDADAAFGSQWSAWLDGHLPAIHDELLAAKSPADKHRAGRRWQSQVAAGGWAAISWPAEFGGRAATARQQLLYYLISAERRVPPLAGRIGINLCGPTLIAHGTPEQRQRFLPPMLDGREVWCQGFSEPGAGSDLAALRTRGVVDGDELVITGQKIWTSGAHVADWMFALVRTDPAAPKREGISFVLVPMSAPGIDVRPIRQISGDADFNEVFIDEVRVPLTNVIGTLNDGWNVTRTTLANERAILFMGQQMALTTTLRKAIALANTPDPHGIRASDDPHWRDRIARAWIDVELVRLNGMRNLAKVLAGQEPGPEGSMSKLFGQHVEQNLHELALDLGGEFGVLDRGAEDAPNKGKWALGWLRTRASTIGGGTSEIQRNVLAERVLGQPRDPWADA; encoded by the coding sequence GTGCAGGATGACACGTCGACGCCGTCGCCGCGCGGTCTCGACGACCTCGACATCGATCTGTCCGACGCGGACGCTGCCTTCGGGTCGCAGTGGTCGGCCTGGCTCGACGGACACCTTCCGGCGATCCACGACGAGCTGCTCGCGGCGAAATCCCCTGCGGACAAACACCGCGCGGGTCGCAGGTGGCAGTCGCAGGTGGCGGCCGGGGGTTGGGCGGCGATCAGTTGGCCTGCGGAGTTCGGCGGACGAGCGGCCACCGCGCGCCAACAACTGCTCTATTACCTGATCTCCGCCGAGCGCCGGGTTCCGCCGCTGGCCGGACGGATCGGCATCAACCTGTGCGGACCGACCCTGATCGCACACGGCACTCCCGAACAGCGACAACGCTTCCTACCCCCGATGCTCGACGGTCGGGAGGTGTGGTGTCAAGGCTTTTCAGAACCCGGCGCCGGTTCAGATCTCGCCGCTCTGCGCACACGCGGCGTGGTCGACGGTGACGAGTTGGTGATCACCGGACAAAAGATCTGGACCTCCGGCGCGCACGTCGCGGACTGGATGTTCGCGCTGGTGCGCACCGACCCGGCGGCGCCCAAGCGCGAGGGCATCAGTTTCGTCCTGGTGCCGATGAGCGCGCCGGGTATCGACGTCCGGCCGATCCGCCAGATCTCGGGCGACGCGGATTTCAACGAGGTGTTCATCGACGAGGTCCGGGTACCGCTGACCAACGTGATCGGCACGCTCAACGACGGTTGGAACGTCACCCGCACGACGCTGGCCAACGAACGGGCGATCCTGTTCATGGGTCAGCAGATGGCCCTGACCACCACGCTGCGCAAGGCCATCGCCTTGGCCAACACCCCCGATCCGCACGGCATCCGCGCTTCTGATGATCCGCACTGGCGCGACCGCATCGCACGGGCCTGGATCGACGTGGAACTGGTGCGGCTCAACGGGATGCGCAATCTGGCCAAGGTGCTGGCCGGACAGGAGCCGGGCCCGGAAGGGTCGATGTCGAAGCTGTTCGGCCAACACGTCGAACAGAACCTGCACGAACTCGCCCTGGACCTCGGCGGTGAGTTCGGCGTCCTCGACCGGGGCGCCGAGGACGCCCCCAACAAGGGCAAATGGGCGTTGGGTTGGCTGCGCACCCGCGCGTCGACCATCGGCGGGGGCACCTCCGAGATCCAACGCAACGTGCTTGCCGAACGCGTCCTCGGACAACCTCGAGACCCCTGGGCTGATGCATGA
- a CDS encoding acyl-CoA dehydrogenase family protein — protein MKFEFTAEHDALRTLVAELCRDRGRPRALYDTDSRLDQGLWSALSAAGLLGVGLAEADGGGGAGPVEQVLVAEELGRAVGAVPFSEHTAAAETIALLGSAEQRERILGPLARGETVAGIVVGADHHLAAVHPRRDGARWRLDGRIPLIPNGSAVTLLVLPALVDDQMRWFVTDAADVVALPTVDRTRPAAAAELNGADAELLSADGPNPRPGQLLLALAAAEAAGAAAEALDMTSRYTVERHQFGLPIGTFQAVKHRLADMLVGVENSRSAVYGAAWALAENADADRAVALAQAVATDHAVSVVGDAVQLHGGIGVTWECDLHLYLRRTKALQHTYGSPSLHRRRIAASLLE, from the coding sequence ATGAAGTTCGAATTCACCGCCGAACATGACGCGCTGCGCACCCTGGTCGCCGAGCTGTGTCGCGACCGGGGCCGGCCGCGAGCGCTCTACGACACCGATTCGCGTCTCGACCAAGGGTTGTGGAGTGCGCTGTCGGCCGCCGGTCTGCTGGGCGTCGGGCTGGCCGAAGCCGACGGGGGCGGCGGCGCGGGGCCGGTCGAACAAGTCCTCGTCGCCGAGGAATTGGGGCGCGCGGTGGGCGCGGTCCCGTTCAGCGAGCACACCGCGGCGGCCGAGACGATCGCGCTTCTCGGCTCCGCTGAGCAACGCGAGCGGATCCTCGGCCCGTTGGCCCGTGGCGAGACGGTCGCGGGCATCGTCGTCGGCGCCGATCACCACCTGGCGGCCGTTCACCCCCGCCGAGACGGTGCGCGGTGGCGGCTCGACGGTCGAATACCGCTGATTCCCAACGGTTCTGCCGTGACCTTGTTGGTGCTGCCCGCCCTGGTCGACGATCAGATGCGCTGGTTCGTCACCGACGCCGCCGATGTCGTGGCGTTGCCGACCGTGGACCGCACCCGGCCCGCGGCCGCCGCCGAGCTGAACGGCGCCGACGCCGAATTGCTTTCGGCCGACGGCCCGAATCCGCGTCCGGGCCAGTTGCTGCTGGCGTTGGCGGCTGCCGAAGCGGCCGGCGCCGCGGCCGAAGCGTTGGACATGACCTCGCGCTATACCGTCGAACGACACCAGTTCGGCCTTCCGATCGGCACGTTCCAGGCGGTCAAGCATCGGCTCGCCGACATGCTGGTCGGTGTGGAGAATTCCCGTTCGGCGGTCTACGGCGCGGCCTGGGCGCTGGCCGAGAACGCCGATGCCGATCGGGCGGTGGCCTTAGCACAAGCCGTGGCGACCGATCATGCGGTCTCGGTGGTCGGCGACGCCGTGCAGTTGCACGGCGGGATCGGGGTGACCTGGGAGTGCGACCTGCACCTGTACCTGCGACGTACCAAGGCGCTTCAACACACCTACGGTTCGCCCAGCCTGCACCGCCGTCGGATCGCCGCCAGCCTCCTTGAGTGA
- a CDS encoding alpha/beta hydrolase has translation MDTEEPPLSNEMWTFPDRHLEVLRAGPRTSAPPVVLIHGVCHGAWCWHHFVRFFADRGFETVAVSLRGHGASSGRTHLHELRLDDYVDDVVHVVERLGGEPVLIGHSMGGAVLQRYLARYSDTVSAAVLFASATAGGLGRSKFADTLRGNRPRTLVNAIRIAVGRPGRSSVNDTPFFSNRLSLQEAEAYRPHLGPESRRAIRNLLQRFEHVPSELPPMLVIGSRDDALFGEKSQRTTARAYGVSPVLLDGPCHDMMLDPQWRVAAGCVLEFLRASVNSAKAPGTPPVVAPQRYQQ, from the coding sequence ATGGATACCGAAGAACCGCCGTTGAGCAACGAGATGTGGACGTTCCCGGACCGTCACCTCGAAGTCCTGCGGGCCGGACCGAGGACGTCAGCCCCGCCGGTGGTGCTCATCCACGGGGTCTGCCACGGCGCCTGGTGCTGGCACCATTTCGTTCGATTCTTCGCCGACCGTGGCTTCGAGACGGTGGCGGTCAGCCTGCGCGGGCACGGCGCAAGTTCGGGCCGGACACATTTGCACGAGTTGCGGCTCGACGACTACGTGGACGATGTGGTGCACGTGGTCGAAAGGCTGGGCGGCGAGCCGGTGCTGATCGGCCACTCCATGGGTGGGGCGGTTCTGCAGCGGTATCTGGCGCGGTATTCCGACACGGTGTCCGCCGCCGTGCTGTTCGCCTCGGCGACCGCGGGAGGCTTGGGCCGCAGCAAGTTCGCCGACACGTTGCGGGGTAACCGGCCACGGACGTTGGTCAACGCCATTCGGATTGCGGTAGGGCGGCCGGGCCGCTCCAGCGTGAACGACACCCCGTTCTTCAGCAACAGGCTGAGCCTTCAGGAAGCAGAAGCCTATCGGCCCCATCTGGGCCCGGAATCGCGGCGCGCCATCCGGAACCTTCTGCAGCGCTTCGAGCACGTCCCATCCGAGCTTCCACCGATGCTGGTGATCGGAAGCCGCGACGACGCCCTGTTCGGCGAGAAGAGCCAGCGCACCACCGCCCGGGCCTACGGGGTGTCCCCGGTGCTGCTCGACGGCCCCTGTCACGACATGATGCTCGATCCGCAATGGCGCGTGGCCGCGGGATGCGTTCTCGAGTTCCTCCGCGCGAGCGTGAACTCGGCCAAGGCGCCAGGAACGCCGCCAGTCGTCGCCCCGCAGCGGTATCAGCAATGA